The Spirochaeta lutea sequence CTTCAAGGGTGGGGGGAGGTTTGTAAAAAGTTACAGGGTTTTGCGCACTATGTATGACATACAGCTGTCGTAGTTCATGGCGTACACTCACCTAAAAGCCAAGACAAGGAGAGTACCAATGGAAATCAAAGACGTACCAGAAACCAAAACCCTGGCAGTGAACCTGACCGTTCCTGCCTCCGGCCTGCCCGAAGCCATCGGCAAGACCTACGCCCAGATCGGCGCATTCATGGGAGCCAAGGGCATCCCAATGACCGGGGCCCCCTACGTACTGTACCGCAATATGGACATGGATGCCCTGGACATCGAAATCGGGTTCCCTGCGGCCCCGGGAAGCGAAGGCGAAGGGGATATTCGGCCCTCGGTAATTC is a genomic window containing:
- a CDS encoding GyrI-like domain-containing protein, whose protein sequence is MEIKDVPETKTLAVNLTVPASGLPEAIGKTYAQIGAFMGAKGIPMTGAPYVLYRNMDMDALDIEIGFPAAPGSEGEGDIRPSVIPAGRVVTTIHLGPYGELEKTYTKVSEFAAQRNITLSPWMYESYLNSPEDTPPEELQTQLYFPIQG